TGCCGCTGAGCCAGCCGCTGCGCCTGGCGGAGGACGTGGCGACCGTCGATCACCTCTCCAAGGGCCGGCTCGATTTCGGCGTGGGCCGGAGCGGCCTGCCCGGCCACTATGCGGGCTTCAACGTCCCCTACGGCGAGAGCCGTGACCGCTTCACCGAGACGCTGGAGATCCTGATCAAGGCGTGGACGCAGGAGCGGTTCTCGCACGCGGGCAAGTACTTCACGTTCCACGACGTGTGCGTGATGCCCAAGCCCTACCAGAAGCCCCACCCGCCGATCCGAATGGCGGCGACCACGGAGGAGACCTACGGGCTGGTCGGGCGCATGGGCCTGCCGATCTTCGTGGCCGTGCGGACCAGCACCATCGCGGACGTCTCCCGCTTCGTCGGCGGTTATGGGGAAGGCTGGCGCGCGGGCGCCCACCCGGGCGACGGAGACATCGGCCTGAGCGTCCCCGTCTACGTGGCGGAGACGGCCGCCGCCGCGCGCCAGGAGCCCGAGGCGAGCACGCTGCACTTCGTCCGCTCGGTCGCCCGCGCGCTCCAGCAGCCCAGCGAGAGCGGCCAGACGGCGGAGGCGCGCCTGGTGCGCGCCCGGCGGCTTGAGGCGCTCGCCTACGACGAGGTCCTCGACCAGCTCGTGGTCTACGGCACGCCCGAGGCCGTGGCCGACAAGCTCCTCGCCCTGCGGGAGGCCATCGGCTTCACGACGCTCTCGGCGTGGATGAACATGGGCGGGCACATCCCGCACGAGCGGGTCCTGCGCTCCATGCGCCTCTTCGCCGAGCGGGTGATCCCGCGCCTGGCGTAGGGCGGCCCACGGCTCCTCTTGCCCGACATCTCGCGGGCGTCCTCCCTGTTTCCTGAGCCCCCGGCCGGCCTCGGGTGTTTTCCGGACCCGGACCGCAGGGGTTTTCGCTAGTCTTTCTCCGGCGTTCCCTCACTGGATCTTCCAGGGCATCCCCGACAAAAATAAGGCGTGGGAGCATTCGCATCGCGTCGCGAGGGAGACGACCAAAGGGACGGTGAGCAATGGCCGCGACAATGCACGACCTCCTGACCGTCGCAGTCGAGCGCGGAGCCTCGGACCTCCATATCACCACAGGCACGTACCCGCAGATCCGGTTACACGGCAAGCTGAGACCGCTGACCGAATTCGAAGTCCTCACGCCTCAGGACACCCAGCGGCTGGCCTACAGCGTGCTCAGCGAGGAGCAGAAGCAGAGGTTCGAGGAAGAGAACGAGCTGGACCTCTCTTTCGGCATCCAAGGGTTGGCCCACTTCCGGGCCAATGTCTACCGCCAGCGCGGGGCCGTGGCCGCGGCGATCCGCGTGATCCCGTCCAAGATCCGCTCCTTCGAGGCGCTGGGCCTTCCCGCCATCGTCGAGCGGTTGGCGGAGCGGCCCAAGGGCCTCGTGCTGGTGACGGGACCCACGGGCTCGGGGAAGTCCACCACGCTGGCCGCCGTGGTGGACAAGATCAACAACGAGCGGGCCGAGCACGTCGTGACGATCGAAGACCCGATCGAGTTCCTCCACAAGCACAAGAGGTCGGTCGTGAACCAGCGGGAGATCGCGGCCGACACCCACTCCTTCAAGAACGCGCTCAAGTTCATCCTCCGCCAGGACCCTGACGTGGTGCTGATCGGCGAGATGCGCGACCTGGAGACGATCCAGGCGGCCCTGACCATCGCCGAGACCGGGCACCTGACCTTCGCAACGCTCCACACCAACTCCTGCGCCCAGACGCTAAACCGGATCATCGACGTCTTCCCGCCCCACCAGCAGGCCCAGGTGCGCGCCCAGCTCTCGCTGGTCCTCGAAGGTGTCCTCTCCCAGACGCTGCTCCCGCGCGCCGACGGCCGGGGACGGGTACTCGCCCTGGAGATCATGGTCATGACCCCGGCCATCCGGAACCTGATCCGCGAGGAAAAAATCCACCAGATCTACTCTGCGATCCAGGCCGGAGCCAAGTACGGGATGCAGACGATGAACCAGGCGCTGGTCCAGCTGGTGCAGAAGGGCCTCATCACCCGCGAGGAGGCCATGAGCCGCACCACGATGCCCGAGGAGCTCGCCCAGCTCCTGGCCGGAGCGGGCAGCGGCGCGGCTCAGCTCGCTGCCGGAGGCTCCCCCTTCGGCAGGCGCTAACCACCGGCTCCCGATCGGTCTCTGCCCCGACGCTAGAGAGCCTCGGAGGGGCCGCTCCCCACGCCTTCGGCGTCGGGGGGCCGGCCCGCTCCCGTTGGCCTAGAGAACGTCGTTATCCCCCATGACGAAGTAGAAGTCGCCTGGACCTGCCCGGCGGCGGAGCCGCGAGGCCAGGGAGTTCAGAGTCGACGTATCGATCACCACCGGCTGAGAGCGCCTCTTCAGCACCAGCCGACCCCTGCGGAAGGCGTGGTGAAAGAAATTCCCCGGCGACGCGGTGAAGTAGATGGCGATGGCGCCCATTGCCCCGGCCCACCGCGTCACCAGCCGCGAGGCGGCCAGCGCGACCTCCCAGTCCGGCGCCAGGAAGACGTCGACGAGATGGGCAATCGCGTCCCGCACCCTTACGACCAGGTATCCTCGCGTTCGGCCGGATTGGCGGATCAGCGCCACGTGGTACCGGGTGTGCGGTCGCCCGAAGTAGCGCCAGTTCAGAAACTCCCTCCGGCGCAGCGTGAAGCTCGCCACCCGTCGGCCCAGGTCGTGATG
This DNA window, taken from Candidatus Rokuibacteriota bacterium, encodes the following:
- a CDS encoding LLM class flavin-dependent oxidoreductase yields the protein MRFGLFTEFECPARTSEATAFDEAMAQMVAAEALGFDAVWLGELHFQKDRSVLSSPLVVAAALASRTTRIRLGIAVQVLPLSQPLRLAEDVATVDHLSKGRLDFGVGRSGLPGHYAGFNVPYGESRDRFTETLEILIKAWTQERFSHAGKYFTFHDVCVMPKPYQKPHPPIRMAATTEETYGLVGRMGLPIFVAVRTSTIADVSRFVGGYGEGWRAGAHPGDGDIGLSVPVYVAETAAAARQEPEASTLHFVRSVARALQQPSESGQTAEARLVRARRLEALAYDEVLDQLVVYGTPEAVADKLLALREAIGFTTLSAWMNMGGHIPHERVLRSMRLFAERVIPRLA
- a CDS encoding type IV pilus twitching motility protein PilT, whose product is MAATMHDLLTVAVERGASDLHITTGTYPQIRLHGKLRPLTEFEVLTPQDTQRLAYSVLSEEQKQRFEEENELDLSFGIQGLAHFRANVYRQRGAVAAAIRVIPSKIRSFEALGLPAIVERLAERPKGLVLVTGPTGSGKSTTLAAVVDKINNERAEHVVTIEDPIEFLHKHKRSVVNQREIAADTHSFKNALKFILRQDPDVVLIGEMRDLETIQAALTIAETGHLTFATLHTNSCAQTLNRIIDVFPPHQQAQVRAQLSLVLEGVLSQTLLPRADGRGRVLALEIMVMTPAIRNLIREEKIHQIYSAIQAGAKYGMQTMNQALVQLVQKGLITREEAMSRTTMPEELAQLLAGAGSGAAQLAAGGSPFGRR